One window of the Cydia fagiglandana chromosome 22, ilCydFagi1.1, whole genome shotgun sequence genome contains the following:
- the LOC134675676 gene encoding uncharacterized protein LOC134675676, whose product MTPKRVPYETVICGVEEAITRNKVPSCDAEELRQDVAVILRKAKLPKSNTTAEERSALRDLKENEDILVLKADKGNATVVMNSTDYDSKIRHLLDDSLVYKPVSYNPTARVSRRIRAVIKDNRELFEEDVFDRLYKPKIVLPPKLYGLPKVHKRNVPLRPIVSQISSPTYDLAKHVASVLQPLVGSMSSFVKDSRHFIDILKGITLEPDEVMVSFDVESLFTNVPVKECLEVVRRKLSDEGISESVMVLLRNCLEGSYFLYCGKHYLQIDGVAMGSPVAPVLANIWMEHIEASINLQPWAVKLWKRYVDDVFCIMKGGKQEVEQLLRYLNSIHPKTKFTYELESQRSLPFLDVKVIGRVDGTLTHTVYRKPTHTDRYLNALSHHHPRHLQSVVTSLVNRAHDLCDPEYLESEMSHIQEVLRRNGYKIRQKHKTIFAK is encoded by the exons ATGACGCCTAAGAGGGTTCCGTATGAGACTGTGATCTGTGGTGTTGAGGAGGCTATAACGCGTAACAAGGTGCCGTCGTGCGACGCGGAAGAGTTAAGACAGGATGTTGCCGTTATTCTAAGGAAAGCCAAACTTCCAAAGAGTAATACCACTGCGGAGGAGCGATCAGCCCTTAGGGATCTAAAGGAAAATGAGGACATCCTGGTTCTTAAGGCTGACAAGGGAAACGCCACTGTAGTGATGAACTCAACGGATTATGACAGCAAAATACGGCACTTACTGGATGACAGTCTCGTATACAAGCCTGTTTCGTACAACCCTACAGCTAGGGTCTCTCGTCGCATTAGGGCTGTCATCAAAGACAACAGGGAGTTGTTCGAAGAAGACGTGTTCGATCGGTTGTACAAACCCAAGATCGTACTGCCACCTAAACTGTACGGATTGCCAAAAGTACATAAAAGGAATGTGCCTTTGCGGCCTATCGTGAGTCAAATCTCTTCTCCCACTTACGATCTTGCAAAGCATGTTGCGTCGGTGTTGCAGCCGCTTGTGGGTAGTATGTCGTCTTTTGTGAAGGACTCTCGTCACTTTATAGATATTCTCAAGGGAATAACGCTGGAACCAGATGAGGTAATGGTGAGCTTTGACGTTGAGTCGCTCTTCACCAATGTTCCCGTTAAAGAATGTCTAGAAGTAGTCAGAAGGAAACTGAGCGATGAGGGTATATCGGAGTCAGTAATGGTGTTGCTGAGGAACTGCTTGGAAGGAAGCTACTTTTTGTATTGTGGAAAGCATTACCTCCAGATTGATGGGGTAGCCATGGGTAGCCCTGTAGCACCGGTTTTGGCAAATATCTGGATGGAGCATATCGAAGCCAGTATAAACTTGCAGCCTTGGGCGGTGAAGTTGTGGAAGCGCTATGTGGATGATGTTTTCTGTATTATGAAGGGTGGGAAGCAGGAGGTGGAGCAACTACTCCGATATCTAAATTCAATTCATCCGAAGACGAAGTTCACGTATGAATTGGAATCACAGCGCAGTTTGCCGTTTTTGGACGTGAAAGTGATTGGTCGAGTGGACGGAACCCTAACTCATACTGTTTATAGGAAACCTACACACACTGACAGGTATTTGAacgccctttctcaccaccatcCTCGTCACTTACAATCGGTGGTTACCTCGCTAGTAAACAGAGCACATGATCTGTGTGACCCTGAATATTTAGAGAGCGAGATGTCGCATATTCAGGAGGTACTAAGGAGGAACGGGTACaag ATTCGACAAAAACACAAAACGATATTTGCCAAATAA